ACCTCGTCGAGGCCGAGCATCTTCGGCTTTCCCCCGAAGGCCGCCTTCACCTTCTTGTTGTCCATGCGCGCGGTGCCGCTCGCGACGATCAGGACCACGCGCTCGCCGACCCGCAAGGAGAGTGTTTTCGCGATGCGCGCAGGCTCGACGCCGAAGGATTCGGCGGCAAGCGCCACCGTTGCCGAGCTCGTCGGCGATTCCATCACTGTGATGTCGGGGGCTTTCTCGGCGAAGAACTTCTTGACGGATTCAAGGCTCATAGGTGGCAACGACTTCCGGTAATTCCGACAGCGAACGGATGCGATGGTCGGGCGCGACGCCGAGCTCGTCCATCTGCGTCCTGATCGCCTTGAACATGGTCAGCGGCGCAATTGCAACCGTTTCCACGCAGGCGAGCGCCATCGCCTGCGGCGTCACCCGCTCGATCCAGGCGACGTTGAACCCGAATGCCTTGGCGCCGCAGGCGTCCCACGGGTTGGAGGACACGAACAGCACCTCGGAGGGGCGGATGCCGAGCTTCTCCTCGACCAGCAGATAGGCTTCCGGCGCGGGCTTGAAGACCTTGTTGGCATCGACGCTGATCGTCGCATCGAGCACGGCGTCGAGGCCCGAGTTCTTCACCAGCGCGTCGAGCATGTCCGGGCTGCCGTTGGAGAGAATCGCGAGCTTGTGGCCCTTCAGCGCGGCAAGCGCCGCCGTCGCGTCCGGATAGAGATCGAGATGAAGGTATTTGTCCATGATGCGCGCGAAGGCGGCACCGTCATGGTCAAGCGCGAGGATGCGCAAGGTGTAGGCGAGCGAATCCCGCGTCACGGCGGAAAAATCCTCATAGCGGCGCATCAGCGAACGCAGCCAGGAATATTCGAGCTGCTTGATGCGCCAGGCCTGCGTGATCATCTCGCCGTAGCCTGGAAAGGTCTCCTCGGTGATTTCGGCGACCGACTGCACATCGTAGAGCGTGCCATAGGCATCGAAGACAACGGCTTTGATGGTCATTTGTCCGGCCCCTTGACGAGTGCGCTGGCGCCGATGGTCGAATACAGGAATTCGCGCAGCGCGTCGACCGACCGCGCCGACGCGGCGGGGTTGAATTCGAGGTGATGGCCGAAATAGTCGAGGCCACCGGCGAAAGCGGGCACGTCGAATTCATGATGCGCGCCGGAATAGACGACGAGGCTGATCGGCACGCCTTCGCCGGGCGATCGCGCGATGCCCCAATCGTCCCTGCCTTCGACCAGGTTGCGGCATTCGGCGGCGAGCGTCCAGTCGTCGCGTGCGCCGATCAGGATCAGCGTGCGCACGGTCATGTCGTCCTTGAAGCCGAGGCAGGGCGGGTAGAAGGCGATAGCCGCGCGGAACTTGTGGCGCGCGGTCGCCTCGAGGATGCCGCGCTCGACCGAGGTCAGCGCGAGCCAGCCGCCTTGCGCGAAGCCGAGCACCGCGACGCGGTTCGGATCGACGGAGGGGTCCCGCACCAGGAAATCAAGCGCGCGGTAGGCGTCGAAGGCAAGCGCGGTCGGCGCGCCGCTGGTGCAGGTGTTGTCGAGGCCGCGCGGCGTGAAGCTGTCGACGGTGAGCGTCACATAGCCCCACGACGCGATGCGGCTGCCCCAGCGCGCGTCGAGCCGCGCGCCGTTGCCGTCGCAGCCATGCAGCAGCACCACCGCAGGTGCCGGGCCGCCGCCCTGGCTCCGGCGCATATAGCCCTGCAGCGGCGGCCGGCCCGCGAGCGGGCTTTCGAATGCGACCAGCGAAGGCGCAAGCGCAGGGGGCGCCGCGCCAGCGGGAAGCGCGGCGACGGCAGCAAGCAGCAACGCGAGCGACCTTGCGGCTGACATGGCGGACACCGTTTTGGGTCCAGGCTCGGCTCGAAGCCTACATCCGCCAGATGCCCTCGCGCCACCTCAGATGCCGAGCAATCTCCTTGCGTTCGCCTTCAGCACCTTGGGGCGGATCTCGTCGCGGATCTCGAGCCTGGCGAAGTCGGCCAGCCAGCGGTCCGGCGTGATCACGGGCCAGTCCGAGCCGAACAGCATCTTGTCCTGCAGGATCGAGTTGACGTAGCGCACCAGGATCGGCGGGAAATATTTCGGCGACCAGCCGGACAGGTCGATGTAGACGTTCGGCTTATGGGTCGCGACCGACAGCGCCTCCTCCTGCCAGGGGAAGGAGGGGTGCGCGAGGATGATCTTGAGGTCCGGGAAATCCGCCGCGACGTCGTCCATGTACATCGGGTTGGAATATTTCAGGCGCATTCCCATGCCGCCGGGCATGCCCGAGCCGACGCCGGTCTGTCCGGTGTGGAACAGCGCGATCGCGCCGCCGTCATTGATCGCTTCGTAAAGCGGGTAGGCCATGCGGTCGTTCGGATAGAAGCCCTGCATGGTCGGATGGAACTTGAACCCCCTGACGCCGAACTCCGCGATCAGCCTTTTCGCCTCGCGTACGCCGAGCTTGCCTTTGTGCGGATCGATCGAGACGAAGGGGATCAGCACGTCGAGATGGTCGGAGGCCGCTTCCAGCATCTCGTCATTGTTGTAGCGGCGAAACCCGGTCTCGCGCTCGGCGTCGACAGGGAAGATCACGGCGGCGATGTTCTTGGCGCGATAATAGGCCGCGGTCTCCGGCACCGTCGGAGGGTGCTTGTTCGGCGACTTGAAATAGTCCGCCATCCTGGCCTGGAAGTCGTCATAGCCGTCGTCGGCATGAAGGCCGCAGGGTTCCTCGGCATGGGTGTGGATGTCGATCGCGACGACCGCGTCGATGTCGGGCAGCTTCAGTCTGGCCATGGTTCGCCTCCCGGCGCGATTTCTGGGGTTTGGCAAATTGATTATATCATATAACAAATTTCGCAAGCGTGCGGCCGCCTTGCGCGTCGATGCCGGCGCTCAGGCGATGCGGGCGAGCAGCGTGAACTCGCGCTGGCCGTAGTCCGCCAGCGTGTCGGCGGCGCAGCCCAATTCGCTCGCCAAAAAGCCGGTCCACGGCTCCGGCAGGGTCCGGTAGAGCGCCTGCTCGGCCGACGGCTCATCATCCAGCGGCAGCATGAAGTTGACGGCGAAGCCGCGCCGGCTCTTGGCGCGCAGGTCGGCCAGGATCGACCGGACATAGGCCTCCCATGGCGCGACCGGCCAATCCAGCTTGACGTTGAACACGCCGCTTGCAACCGAATAGTCGGCGATATCAGGGCATTGCGAGCCCACGGAAAACGTCGCCGCAGGCTTGTGCGCCCATTTGGCGCGCGCGGCCTCGATCATCTCGGGCGAGATGTCGATGCCGTGATAGCGCACGGTGAGGTCCGGGTGGCGGAAGTCGAAATATTCCAGCAGGGCGCCATAGCCGCAGCCGAAATCATTGAGGCTGAAAGGCCTGCGGAGATCGCAGACCTTCACGAGCTGCGCGAAGCGGAGATATTGCGAGGCGGCGCTCGACCAGTCGACGCCTCGCGCTGTGGCTCCGTGCCGCCTCAGCTTGCCGGTGTAATAGGCCCGCGCGGTGTCGGCCGGCTGCATATTGTGTTAGACATGGCCGATCGGCGCGGAAATCAGCAGATATTCGTCCTTGGAAAAGATGAAGGGGCGGTCGCCGACCTTGACCTCGAGCTTGGTGCCCGGGTGCCAGGCAAATTTCACCGGAAGCGGACTCTTCGATTCCAGGTTTTCCTTCAGCGCCGTGATGATCCGGTCGTGCGCCGTCACGTCCTTCCGGTCGGAGGGGATGCTTCTCAGGTGATCGCAGTACTTGAACCAGCCGCGGCGATTTTTCGGGTCGGGCAGCGCGAGGTTGAGCAGCTTGCAGATGCTCTTGAGCGAATGCTCCTTCACGTTGAAAACGTCGAATTCCTTCTGAACCGCGATCATTTCCTTGATCGGATCGCCGGGCGCGAAGCGGTTGTCCAGCACGTTGATGATGGTCCCGACCGACGGGTCTTCGACAAGTGCTCCCATGATTTTTCTCCTACCTATGATTGTAAACGCGCTGGTTTTGAAAAATTCACCCTAGCGTAGAGGACCGGCCTTTGCCAGCGGGCGGGCCTGGCTTCCGGAAATGTCGTCAAAGGGTCGCATTATTGCGACTCGCTATGATGCGCTAGGATGATTCCCGGCCGCGTGCCATGTTGCCTGCCGACCGAGCACGCACGTAAGTTATTGTGACAATTTGCCTTAGATTTTATTGAGCCATGACGTTCTGCGACACGTGCCAGCACCAGAACGACCCCGAGGCGAAGTTTTGCGCGAATTGCGGCGCCATGCTGGCGCGCGCCTGTCCGGCCTGCGGGCGACGCAATCTGTCGCAGGCCGACAAATGCGTTGATTGCGGTGCTGTCCTTCAGGCGGCCGGCCAGCGCGGCGCGCGGGCGCCGGCGCCGAAACTCGGGGCGCGTGCCCGCGAAGGCGAGCGCAAGCGACTGACTGTGCTGATCGCCGACATTTCCGGATCGACCGCGCTCATCGACAAGCTCAATGCGGAGGAAGCCGATCAACGGCTCGGCATCATCACCGCGGCGATGCGCGAGGCGGTGGCGCGGTTCGAGGGGACGGTCAACAAGCTGCAGGGCGACGGGCTGATGGCGCTGTTCGGGGCGCCGATCTCGCAGGAGGACCACGCGGTCCGCGCCTGCTGCGCCGCACTGGCGATGATCGAGAACGTGCGCAAGATCGAGAACGCGCCGCCGGTGCGGATCGGCATCAACACCGGCGAGGTCGTGGTGCGCTCACTCCTGACCGACATGTCGGAGCAGTACGACGCGATGGGCCGCACCGTCCATATCGCGGCGCGCCTGGAGCATGAGGCGCCCGACAACGGGATCGCCATCAGCACCGAGACGCTGAAGGCGACGGCCGGCCAGGTCGAGGTCGAGCCTCTGGGCGAGCGCAGGCTGCGCGGGATTTCCGATCCCCTCCAGGTCCATGCGCTCATGCGTATCCGGCCGCCGGTCGCCACCCAGCAGTTCCGCGGCGGCCAGAAGCTCAGCCCCTTCGTCGGCCGCGACGCGGAGATGCAGGTGCTGCATCAGGCGCTGGAGGAGGCGCGTGCCGGGCGCTCACCCGTGGTCGGCATCATGGGCGAGGCGGGAAGCGGCAAGAGCCGGCTGATCTTCGAATTCCTCGAGACGTGTCGCGCCGCGGGGCTGCCCGTCCTGGAAGCGCGCGCGACCGGCTATGGCCGGGCGACGCCGCTGCGGCCGATCCTCGATCTGTACCGGACCTTCTTCGGCATCGACGACGACATGTCGAAGCAGGTGGCGGCGGAGCGGGTCGGCGCCACGCTGTCTTACTACGACCTGGTTCAGGATCTGCCGCTGGTTCTGGACTTCCTCGGACTGCCGCTTGCCGATCGAAGCGCGGTGCCCACCGATGTCGGGCTGCGCCGCATCAAGCTGCTCGATGCGGCCAAGCGGCTCGCGCATGCGGTGGCGCTGGCGCAGCCGTCCGTCTTCGTCGTCGAGGACCTGCACTGGCTCGATCCGGCCAGCGAGGCCTTCCTGGTGGCGCTGGCTGACAGCATCGCCGGCACGACGACGCTGATGGTCGTCAACTTCCGGCAGGATTTTCGCAGCGAATGGACCGAGCGATCCTACTTCAGGCGGATCGCGGTACGGCCGCTCGACGAGGCTGCGATCGCGACCATCCTGGACCATGCGCTCGGCGCCGATCCCTCGCTCGCCAATCTGCGCCGGCGCATCGTCGAACGCTCCGCCGGAAATCCTTTCTTCGCCGAGGAACTGATCCGCGCCGCGGTCGAGCAGGGGGGGCTTGCCGGTTCGGCCGGCCACTTCAAGCTCGTCGACGCCGCGCGCGAGGCGCCGATGCCGCCGACGGTCGAGGCGGTGCTGGGCTCGCGCATCGATCGCCTGCCCGAGCAGGACAAGCTGTTGCTGCAGGCGGCCTCCGTGGTCGGCAGGGAATTTTCGCTGTCGGTTGCGGCCAAGGTCGCGCAGGTAACCTTTCAACTGGCGCGAGCCTCGCTGCAATTGCTGCTGGGCGCGGAGATGCTCTACGAGCGCGCCGACGTTCAGCGCGACGATTTCGCCTTCCGTCATCCGCTGGTGCAGGAGGCCGCCTACGGATCGCTGTTGACGGAGCAGCGCAAGCATCTGCATCGCGGCACGGCCGCTGCGCTCGCGGTGAAATTTCGCGACCGGCTCGACGAATATTCCTCGCTCGTCGCCTACCACTGGGAGAAGGGCGGCGAAAACCTGCTGGCGGCGCAGAGCCACCTCCGTTTCGCGCTGTGGATGGGCGCGCGCGACCCGCGTCACGCGCTCGACAGCTGGCGCAGCGTGCGGCGCCTGATCCAGGACAATGCGTCCTCTCCCGAGGTCGAGTACATGCTGATGATGGCCTGCGGGCAGATCGTCAATCTGGCCTGGTGGGAAGGCATCGATGCCAGCGAGATCGAGCCGGTGTTCGCGCAGGCCATCGCGCTCGCCCACAAGCACAAGGACATCCGCGCCGCAGCCCTCATCACCATGGCGTTCGGCCGCATTCTTCTCATCACCGGCTCGTCCGACGCGTATGTCGCGAAGGCGGAGGAGGCGCAAAAGCTGATCGGCGGTCCCGGCCATGAGAGCGCAAGCGCCCTGCTCAAGGTGGTCTACAGCCACGCGCTGCTGTCGGCGGGCCTCTTGGAGCGGGCGCTCCAGGCCAATACGGAAGCATTGGAAAGCATCCACCAGATCGAGCAGCGCGACCGGCAAACCCTGGGTTTCGATCCGGCGCCGTGGCTCAAGACGCAGCGTGCCCGAATCCTGATGGGGCTCGACCGTTTCGCCGAAGCCGACGGCATCCTGGATGCGCTCTTGGCCGGTCCGCCGCTGGAGACGATCCATCAGGTCAATGCGCACGGCACCAAGATCGAGGGCCATCGGAAAATCCGGCCCGATCTCTCCGTGCAGGAAGTCGAGAACCTTCGTGCCGCCCTGCGGGAGAATGTGACGCCTTATCTGCGGGTACTTGGGCACCGCTATCAAGCACTGGCATTGCTGGCGGAAAACCGGCCCGATGAGGCGGTGGGGCTGCTCAACGAGACGATCGATTATGCGCGGGCGCAAAGGGCCGGGCTCGAAATCGAGCCTTTCCTGCTCACGATCCTGGCGGAGGCGCTGACCGCGACCGGCTCCGACCAGGCCAGGGCCACGGCGCTCGAGGCGAGGAATCTGGCGCGAAGGCGCGCCATGCGAGTTGCCGAGCGCGAAGCCGAGGAAATCCTGGCCCGCCATGCGTGAGCGCGGTTCCGGCGCGGGGCGAGGCGTCGAAAGCGGGTGGTAACGGTCCGACCAGCCCTGTTCGGTGGCCCATTTGCATTGACATTCGGCCGTCGGATGGTAGAACCCGCCCCGTTCCGGGCGGCCTGGCCGCCAGCCGGATAAATCCCATTTTGCCAGTTTCGGCCTGTCGAAAACGGCCTTTCGAAGCAACCAGGATTCTCCCATGAAGGTCCGTAACTCGCTGAAATCGCTGCGCGGCCGCAACCGCAACAACCGCCTGGTCCGTCGCAAGGGCCGGGTCTATGTGATCAACAAGGTCCAGCGCCGCTTCAAGGCGCGCCAAGGTTGATACGCCGGGCTAAGCGGGCCCACCTCACAGGTCTTTGACGGTCTCCGTAATCGCGCTGCTTTGCGGCGCGATTTTCTGCGTCTAGACTTGCGTCATGGTTCCAGGATTCCCGCGTGTTTTAGCCGTGATGCCCGCGCTGGCGATCGTCGCAGCGATCGCCGTGGCGATGCCCGTTCGCGCGTTTGCCCAGGATGATCCCAAGCTCGATCCCAAGGCCGACCCGAGAGCCGCGCCCAAAAAGAAGCTGCCGGAAGCGCCCGGCAAGCTGCCGCGGGTTGGCGCCGACCGCAGCAAGGGACTGGATTTCCTGTTCGGTGCCCTCAAGGCCGCGCCGGACGAGTTGAGCGCCAAGCACGTCGAGGCCCGCATCTGGGCGATCTGGATGCAGACTCCGAGCGACACCGCGGCACTTCTGATGGTCCGCGCCAAGGCGGCGATGGATGCGCAGAAGATGGATGTCGCGCTCAAGCTGCTGGATGCCATCGTCAAGCTGCGCCCCGACTACACCGAGGCCTGGAACCGGCGGGCGACGCTCTATTACCTGCAAAACGACTACGCCCGCTCGCTCGCCGACATTCAGCAGGTGCTGATCCGCGAGCCACGCCATTTCGGCGCGCTGGCAGGACTTGGCATGATCATGCAGGACATTGGCGACGAGAAACGCGCGCTCGATGCGTTCCGCAAGGCGCTCGCGGTCAATCCGCACCTCGAGAAGGTGCCGGAACTGGTCAAGACGCTCAGCGAAAAGGTCGAAGGCCGCGACATCTGATTGTGGCGCGCCGGTCGACGTCCCCTTCGAGACGGCGCGGAAGATCAGTCCGAAGACATGGCTGAAAAGACTTGGCCGAGAAAGACTTGGCCGAGAAAGACTTGGCCGAACCGAGAGCCGCCCCGGCCGCCGGCGGGTGGTGCGGTGATTAGTGCAGCACGTTGTTGTTGCGTTCGGCGAGCCCGTTATAGGCCGCGGTCGCATAGAGCTGGACCAATTCCGCTTCCAGGTGCTCGTTGATCAGCAGCAGCGCCTTGACGGCGCCGCGGAGATCGCCATTGCAACTGGCCACGATCTCGTCGATGGCGTTTTCACTCGTCCTGACAGTCATCGAAAATCCTCCCATTCCCCGATCGGGACCCCAACTTTGCCACCCGATCCGGGTTCCTGTGGATTGCGTGGATCGTCCGAGTTGCAACAGCCTGTGCAGCACATGCACCGCCATGCACAGGAGATAGGGATCATGGTTATAAAATGACCGGCGACATCCGTATGACAGGACTCTGAATAGTGTGGAAAACCCTGTCGTGACCCGCCGAAACCGCTTGTGGCCCGGCGCCGTAGCTGTGGCGTGGCAAAAACCTTCCGGACCGGCGCAATGCTGACGATCCTCGTCGTGACGGCGCTGGCCGTGCTCGCCCTCGTCACCCAGCTCGGAATCCTGATCTTGCAGCGGAGCTACCCGGCGCAGGGCCGGATGGTCGCCGTCGGGGGCGCGACGCTGCACGTCGTCGATATCGGCCCGCGCGAGGCGCCAGGGCCGCCGATCGTGATGCTGCATGGCGCAAGCTCCAACCTCGAAGTGATGCGCCGCCCGCTCGGCGACCAGCTCGCTGCGCAGCACCGCGTGATCCTGATCGACCGGCCGGGCCACGGCTGGAGCACGCGCGCGAGCCGTGCGGATTCCACGCCCGCGGTCCAGGCACGGATGATCGACGAGGCGCTGACGAAGCTCGGCGTCGACAGCGCGATCTTCGTGGTCCACTCCTGGAGCGGCGCGCTCGGGGCGCGGCTTGCGCTCGACTATGGGGCGCGCGTCGCCGGGCTCGTGATGCTGGCGCCGGTCACCCATCCCTGGCGTGGCGGCGTCGGCTGGTACAACAAGGCCGTTGCCAGACCCGTGATCGGCCCGCTGCTTGCCTACACGATCACGCTGCCGCTCGGCTATTTCCTCGCCGCACCCGGCGCGCGCGGGGTGTTCCTGCCGCAGGCGATGCCTGATGGTTTCGTCGCTGACAGCGCCACGCCGCTCCTGCTGCGGCCGCGCGAATTCCTCGCCAATGCGCACGACCTCGTCACGCTGAAAGCCGACGTCGCCGGGCAGGCGCCGCGCTATGGCGAGATCAGGGTGCCGGTCACGGTGATTTCAGGCGACGCCGACAAGACGGTGTCGACCGCGATCCATTCGCGCCCGTTTGTCGCGGCCGTACCGGGTGCCAGGCTGATCGTGCTTCCCGGCGTCGGCCACATGATCCAGCATGCGGCGCCCGACGTCGTGGCCGCCGAGATCGAGGCGATGATCGGACGAATGTCGACGCATGCGGCGGCGGCTGCGCGCTGAACCATGGACCTCCGAGGCGGCTTCAGTTTGGCCTCGTCTCATCACGCCTTTGATGGCCTCTCCGACCGCGATGCGTTAGGATTTCGTCCGGGGGCAGGATTCCGCAGGGAGAGCTCCATGTACGCCGCCATCCGTCAAGGCAAGGCAAAGGCCGGTCAGGTCGAAGAGCTGGCACGCAGGATCAAGGAAGGCGCCATTCCTGTCATCAGCGAGGTCGAAGGCTTTATGGGATACTACGTCGTCTATGCGCCGGACGACACCGTCGTCGCCATCAGCCTGTTCAACAACTACGACGGCGCCGCGGAATCCAACAAGCGCGCGCTGGCGTGGATCGAGCGCGAGCTCGCGCCGCTGCTCACGGGGCCCGCGACGGCGATTGCCGGGCCGGTGATCGTGCACACGCTGCCTTGAACGATGCGCGCGCGACCACGCCGGCGCTGAAGCGTCGGTTCTGATGGAATCAGAACCGACGCTTCGGGTTGTTATTTTGACGCGTTTTCGTGACGAGAACCGGCGCTCGCGTCGCTCAAAACGCTGTAGCGATCCGAGACGCGCCTACTTCGGCTTGCCGTCCTTGTCGAAGGAGGAGACGTAGGCCCAGAGGTCGTTCGCTTCCTTCTCGTTCTTGATGCCGGCGAACACCATCTTGGTGCCGGGGATCTTGGCCTTGGGGTCCTTGATGTAGTCGAGGAACTGCTCCTTGCTCCAGGTGATGCCCGAATTCTTGTTGGCATCGGAATAGGAGTAGCCCGGCGCTGAGCCGGACTTGCGGCCGTCAAGGCCGTTGAGCTCCGGCCCGACCTTGTTCTTGGCGCCTTCGCCGATCGAATGGCAGGCGAGGCATTTGTTGAAGGACGACTTGCCGGCGGCGGCGTCCTGGGCCGCTGCGGCGGACGCCGCGGCCATCGCGGTCAAGACAACCAGTGCGCTCAAGGTCGGTTTGTTCATGGGATTGCTCTCCCTCTTGTGGACGTTGCGGAACCGTTTTGCCACGGCTCGCTTGTGTTGGACAAGCCGCGCGCCGCCGGTTTGAGAGCAATGCCGCCTGCGGTCACAATTCGACGAGGCGCCGCCGCGCTCTCGCCATTGACGGCCTGTCCAAGCCGCGTCAGACGTGCTTGATTGTCCAAGACAAAACCGTGATGACGAGACGGTGACGAGAGACCCGATCGGGAGGCGCTTGAGATGGCCATCATGATGCCCGCAGCCGATACGGCCGTGCTGGGCCGCCGCGCGGCCATCGTGGCGGCGCTGCGTGCCATCGTGCCGGGCGAGGGCGTGATCGACAGCGCGGCCGAGATGCGCGCCTATGAGAGCGACGCGCTGACCGCCTACCGCCAGCCGCCGATGGTCGTGGTGTTGCCCGACACCACCGAGCAGGTCTCGAAGGTCCTGAAATACTGCCACGAGCAGGGCATCAAGGTGGTGCCGCGCGGCTCCGGCACCTCGCTGTCCGGCGGCGCGCTGCCGCTTGCCGACGGCGTGCTGTTGGGGCTCGGCAAGTTCAAGCGCATCCGCGAGATCGATTTCGACAATCGCGTGGTGGTGACCGAGCCCGGCGTCACCAACCTCGCGATCAGCCAGGCGGTGGCGCATGCCGGCTTCTACTACGCGCCCGATCCGTCCTCGCAGATCGCCTGCTCGATCGGCGGCAACGTTGCGGAAAATTCCGGCGGCGTGCACTGCCTGAAATACGGCATGACCACCAACAACGTGCTCGGCTGCGAGATCGTGCTGATGAATGGCGAGATCCTGCGCATCGGCGGCAAGGCGGCTGAAAGCGCAGGCTACGACCTGATGGGCATCATCACCGGCTCGGAAGGGCTGCTCGGCGTGATCACCGAGATCACCGTGCGCATCCTGCAGAAGCCGGAGACGGCGCGCGCGCTGATGGTCGGCTTTGCGGAAGTCGAGGCCGCCGGCGAGTGCGTCGCGCGCATCATCGGCGCCGGCATCATCCCGGGCGGCATGGAGATGATGGACAAGCCCGCGATCCACGCCGCGGAAGCCTTCGTCCATGCCGGCTATCCGCTCGACGTCGAGGCGCTCCTGATCATCGAGCTCGACGGGCCGACCGTGGAAGTCGACGAACTGATCAAGCGCGTCGAGACGATCGCGCTCGGCTGCGGCTCGACGCTGTGCCAGATCTCGACCTCGGAGGCCGAGCGCAATCTGTTCTGGGCCGGCCGCAAGGCGGCCTTCCCGGCCGTGGGGCGGATCTCGCCCGACTACCTCTGCATGGACGGCACCATTCCGCGCGGCGCGCTGCCCAAGGCCCTGGCGCGCATCCGCGAGCTCTCGGAGAAATATGGCCTCGGCGTCGCCAATGTGTTTCACGCCGGCGACGGCAATCTGCACCCGCTCATCCTTTACGACGCCAACAAGGAAGGCGAGATGGAACGCGCCGAGGCGTTCGGCGCCGACATCCTGCGGGCTTGCGTCGAACTCGGCGGCGTGCTCACCGGCGAGCACGGGGTGGGCATCGAGAAGCGCGATCTCATGCCGGAGATGTTCTCCGAGATCGACCTCAACCAGCAGCAGCGGCTGAAATGCGCCTTCGACCCGCAGGGCCTGCTCAATCCGGGCAAGGTGTTTCCGACGCTGCACCGCTGCGCCGAGCTTGGCCGGGTGCATGTGCACAGCGGCAGGCTGGCGTTTCCGGATATTCCCAGGTTCTGAGGGGTCCGCGCGGTTGCGTCGCCTGAAAGCTCGACATGACCGACATTCCGATTGCGGCAGCGGGTAGCACGGCGATCGAAGCGCCGAGCACCGCGCGCCTGGCGTTCATCGACAATATCCGATGGTCGATGATCATTCTCGTGCTCAGCATGCACGCCTGCGACACCTACAGCCCGTTCGGAAACTGGTACTATGTCGACCGGCAGCCGTCCGACCTGCCGACAAAGCTCTTCTTCGGCGTGTACCAGAGCTTCCTGCAGGCCTTCTTCATGGCGCTGCTGTTCTTCATCGCCGGCTATTTTTCCGCGGCCTCCTACGATCGAAAGGGTTTTGCGCCATTCGTTCGCGACCGCGTGCTGCGGCTCGGCGTGCCGACCCTGCTCTACATGGCCGTGATTGGCCCGCTGACGCAGTATTTCCTGTCGCACACGTGGGGACGCGGCGGATTCGGACATCAATGGCTGACGCATCTGAAGGATGGCGAGTGGCTGTCGGAGACCGGGCCGATGTGGTTCTGCGCGGCGCTGCTCGCGCTTTCGGTCCTCTATGGCCTCTGTCGCCTTGCGGGCTTGAAGGAGCCGTCCTTCGAGCCGCGTGACGGCCGTGGCGGCGGCGCGATTGCCGGCTTCATTGCGGTGATGGCGGTCGCGACGTTTCTCGTTCGCATCGTCGTGACCGAGGACGCCTCCGTGCTCAACATGCATCCCGGCGACTTCCCGCAATATGTCCTGATGTATGCGGCCGGTGCGCTCGGCTATCGCGGCAATTGGCTCTTGAGGCTTTCCGATTCAAGCTGCTTGCGCTGGGCCGCGCTGGCGCTGTCGCTGTCTGCGATCCTGTTTGCGACCCTGATCGTGTTTGGCGGCGCCCTGCAAGGCGACACGTCCTCCTATGCGGGCGGTTTCAATCCGGTGAGCGGTGGAAAATGCCTGTGGGAGGCGCTGGTCTGCGTCGGCATGGGCCTGTTGCTGCTCGAGCGCTACCGACGACATTTCGACCGGCAGGGACCGTTCGCGCGGTGGCTGTCCGACAATGCGTTCGGCGTCTACCTGATCC
This genomic interval from Bradyrhizobium sp. NP1 contains the following:
- a CDS encoding adenylate/guanylate cyclase domain-containing protein, producing the protein MTFCDTCQHQNDPEAKFCANCGAMLARACPACGRRNLSQADKCVDCGAVLQAAGQRGARAPAPKLGARAREGERKRLTVLIADISGSTALIDKLNAEEADQRLGIITAAMREAVARFEGTVNKLQGDGLMALFGAPISQEDHAVRACCAALAMIENVRKIENAPPVRIGINTGEVVVRSLLTDMSEQYDAMGRTVHIAARLEHEAPDNGIAISTETLKATAGQVEVEPLGERRLRGISDPLQVHALMRIRPPVATQQFRGGQKLSPFVGRDAEMQVLHQALEEARAGRSPVVGIMGEAGSGKSRLIFEFLETCRAAGLPVLEARATGYGRATPLRPILDLYRTFFGIDDDMSKQVAAERVGATLSYYDLVQDLPLVLDFLGLPLADRSAVPTDVGLRRIKLLDAAKRLAHAVALAQPSVFVVEDLHWLDPASEAFLVALADSIAGTTTLMVVNFRQDFRSEWTERSYFRRIAVRPLDEAAIATILDHALGADPSLANLRRRIVERSAGNPFFAEELIRAAVEQGGLAGSAGHFKLVDAAREAPMPPTVEAVLGSRIDRLPEQDKLLLQAASVVGREFSLSVAAKVAQVTFQLARASLQLLLGAEMLYERADVQRDDFAFRHPLVQEAAYGSLLTEQRKHLHRGTAAALAVKFRDRLDEYSSLVAYHWEKGGENLLAAQSHLRFALWMGARDPRHALDSWRSVRRLIQDNASSPEVEYMLMMACGQIVNLAWWEGIDASEIEPVFAQAIALAHKHKDIRAAALITMAFGRILLITGSSDAYVAKAEEAQKLIGGPGHESASALLKVVYSHALLSAGLLERALQANTEALESIHQIEQRDRQTLGFDPAPWLKTQRARILMGLDRFAEADGILDALLAGPPLETIHQVNAHGTKIEGHRKIRPDLSVQEVENLRAALRENVTPYLRVLGHRYQALALLAENRPDEAVGLLNETIDYARAQRAGLEIEPFLLTILAEALTATGSDQARATALEARNLARRRAMRVAEREAEEILARHA
- the ykgO gene encoding type B 50S ribosomal protein L36; translation: MKVRNSLKSLRGRNRNNRLVRRKGRVYVINKVQRRFKARQG
- a CDS encoding tetratricopeptide repeat protein, with the protein product MPVRAFAQDDPKLDPKADPRAAPKKKLPEAPGKLPRVGADRSKGLDFLFGALKAAPDELSAKHVEARIWAIWMQTPSDTAALLMVRAKAAMDAQKMDVALKLLDAIVKLRPDYTEAWNRRATLYYLQNDYARSLADIQQVLIREPRHFGALAGLGMIMQDIGDEKRALDAFRKALAVNPHLEKVPELVKTLSEKVEGRDI
- a CDS encoding alpha/beta hydrolase; the protein is MLTILVVTALAVLALVTQLGILILQRSYPAQGRMVAVGGATLHVVDIGPREAPGPPIVMLHGASSNLEVMRRPLGDQLAAQHRVILIDRPGHGWSTRASRADSTPAVQARMIDEALTKLGVDSAIFVVHSWSGALGARLALDYGARVAGLVMLAPVTHPWRGGVGWYNKAVARPVIGPLLAYTITLPLGYFLAAPGARGVFLPQAMPDGFVADSATPLLLRPREFLANAHDLVTLKADVAGQAPRYGEIRVPVTVISGDADKTVSTAIHSRPFVAAVPGARLIVLPGVGHMIQHAAPDVVAAEIEAMIGRMSTHAAAAAR
- a CDS encoding antibiotic biosynthesis monooxygenase, translated to MYAAIRQGKAKAGQVEELARRIKEGAIPVISEVEGFMGYYVVYAPDDTVVAISLFNNYDGAAESNKRALAWIERELAPLLTGPATAIAGPVIVHTLP
- the cycA gene encoding cytochrome c-550 CycA; this encodes MNKPTLSALVVLTAMAAASAAAAQDAAAGKSSFNKCLACHSIGEGAKNKVGPELNGLDGRKSGSAPGYSYSDANKNSGITWSKEQFLDYIKDPKAKIPGTKMVFAGIKNEKEANDLWAYVSSFDKDGKPK